A single window of Nakaseomyces glabratus chromosome G, complete sequence DNA harbors:
- the TUF1 gene encoding translation elongation factor Tu (CAGL0G09581g~Ortholog(s) have GTPase activity, translation elongation factor activity, role in mitochondrial translational elongation and mitochondrion localization) — protein MTVLVPRLLPTAMKLRPLWSQASRTFATSMRLNAAAFDRSKPHVNIGTIGHVDHGKTTLTAAITKTLAKNGGADFLDYSSIDKAPEERARGITISTAHVEYETAKRHYSHVDCPGHADYIKNMITGAAQMDGAIIVVAATDGQMPQTREHLLLARQVGVQRIVVFVNKVDTIDDPEMLELVEMEMRELLNEYGFDGDNAPIIMGSALCALEGRQPEIGEQAIMKLLDAVDEYIPTPERDLNKPFLMPVEDIFSISGRGTVVTGRVERGNLKKGEEVEIVGHNTTPLKTTVTGIEMFRKELDQAMAGDNAGILLRGIRRDQLKRGMVMAKPGTVKAHTKILASLYILSKEEGGRHSGFGENYRPQMFIRTADVTVVMKFPESVEDHSMQVMPGDNVEMVCELVHPTPMEVGQRFNIREGGKTVGTGLITRIIE, from the coding sequence ATGACTGTATTGGTGCCAAGGTTGTTGCCAACTGCTATGAAGTTGAGACCGCTATGGTCTCAAGCCAGCAGAACTTTTGCTACTTCTATGCGTCTGAATGCTGCTGCTTTCGACAGATCAAAGCCCCACGTTAATATCGGTACTATTGGTCACGTCGATCACGGTAAGACTACATTGACAGCTGCTATCACCAAGACATTGGCCAAGAACGGTGGTGCTGATTTCTTGGACTACTCTTCCATTGACAAAGCTCCAGAGGAGAGAGCCCGTGGTATCACTATCTCTACTGCCCATGTCGAGTACGAGACCGCCAAGAGACATTACTCCCACGTCGACTGTCCAGGTCACGCCGACTACATCAAGAACATGATTACTGGTGCTGCCCAAATGGACGGTGCTATCATCGTTGTCGCCGCCACCGATGGTCAAATGCCACAAACTAGAGAGCATTTGCTGTTGGCCAGACAAGTCGGTGTTCAACGTATCGTTGTCTTTGTCAACAAGGTGGACACCATCGATGACCCTGAAATGTTGGAATTAGTGGAAATGGAAATGAGAGAATTGTTGAACGAATACGGTTTTGACGGTGACAATGCCCCTATCATTATGGGTTCCGCTTTGTGTGCCCTAGAAGGTCGTCAACCTGAAATTGGTGAGCAAGCTATCATGAAACTATTGGACGCTGTTGATGAATACATTCCAACCCCAGAAAGAGACTTGAACAAGCCATTCTTGATGCCTGTTGAAGACATCTTCTCCATCTCTGGTAGAGGTACCGTCGTCACTGGACGTGTCGAAAGAGGTAACTTGAAGAAGggtgaagaagttgaaattGTTGGTCACAACACTACCCCATTGAAGACCACCGTTACTGGTATCGAAATGTTCAGAAAGGAATTGGACCAAGCTATGGCTGGTGACAACGCCGGTATCCTATTGAGAGGTATCAGAAGAGACCAATTGAAGAGAGGTATGGTCATGGCCAAGCCAGGTACCGTCAAGGCTCACACCAAGATTTTGGCTTCTTTGTACATCTTGTCTAAGGAAGAAGGTGGTAGACATTCTGGTTTCGGTGAAAACTACAGACCTCAGATGTTTATCAGAACCGCAGATGTCACTGTTGTGATGAAGTTCCCAGAATCTGTGGAAGACCACTCTATGCAAGTTATGCCAGGTGACAACGTCGAAATGGTCTGTGAACTAGTCCACCCAACACCAATGGAAGTTGGTCAACGTTTCAACATCAGAGAAGGTGGTAAGACCGTTGGTACTGGTTTGATTACCCGTATCATCGAGTAA
- a CDS encoding uncharacterized protein (CAGL0G09603g~Putative protein; gene is upregulated in azole-resistant strain), which produces MLCGERHEYNTSIFDSLRELVSNGLNFLLDESLVEETLLQQQDDLGTLIIPPMDDGPDNLFFVGLIWFIIGLLCALVLATITIILVSRSSSDQSVRNKACEDLEALDLDSSDDDELIEQEKLVYELMQAS; this is translated from the coding sequence ATGCTTTGTGGGGAACGTCACGAGTATAACACAAGTATATTTGACTCTTTGAGAGAGCTAGTGTCGAACGGCCTGAATTTCTTGCTGGATGAGTCGTTGGTAGAGGAGACGTTGTTGCAGCAGCAGGATGACCTTGGAACTCTTATAATACCACCCATGGACGACGGCCCAGATAACCTGTTCTTCGTGGGTCTCATATGGTTCATAATCGGGCTGTTGTGCGCCTTGGTACTAGCTACAATTACCATCATATTAGTCTCTAGAAGCAGCAGCGACCAAAGTGTAAGAAACAAAGCTTGCGAAGACTTGGAGGCACTCGATCTGGACAGCAGCGATGACGATGAGCTCATAGAACAGGAAAAACTAGTATATGAACTGATGCAGGCATCCTAA
- a CDS encoding uncharacterized protein (CAGL0G09625g~Protein of unknown function), whose translation MRVIEEGVLKIKGPWLEQWNRRGEVQDGLESGETGVEGRQERLSSAVKTSAAGRAADWAGSLASAAITSLHRLVKIPHREGCSAHLHCAIRVLPSVQKHSTGLLFLYRFQSTIVKIGMSGFPQPYKKQNFLLLLV comes from the coding sequence ATGCGTGTAATTGAGGAAGGTGTGCTGAAGATAAAGGGTCCCTGGCTGGAACAGTGGAACCGCAGGGGGGAAGTGCAAGACGGATTAGAATCGGGAGAGACGGGGGTGGAAGGGAGACAAGAAAGACTCAGTTCTGCAGTAAAAACTAGTGCAGCCGGTCGGGCAGCCGATTGGGCAGGATCTCTGGCTTCTGCGGCAATAACTTCTCTGCACAGGCTTGTGAAAATCCCGCATAGAGAAGGGTGCTCTGCACATCTCCATTGTGCCATACGTGTTCTCCCTTCTGTGCAGAAGCACTCTACAGGGCTTCTGTTTCTATACAGATTTCAAAGCACAATAGTGAAAATAGGGATGAGTGGATTCCCGCAGCCATATAAGAAACAGAACTTTTTATTGCTCCTCGTTTAA
- a CDS encoding uncharacterized protein (CAGL0G09647g~Protein of unknown function), protein MCVCVYSADIQRRRLWRRWCFGTYVSMACPPYSPSSRNDVVVRRSRTPVLSGRLAGTKSPEIRDSELCEQHEDLGTSQSFPSRVLLETFHLLEHQEKIPLLCYPYGCM, encoded by the coding sequence ATGTGCGTGTGTGTGTATAGCGCAGATATACAGAGACGGAGGTTATGGCGGAGATGGTGTTTTGGTACATATGTCAGTATGGCTTGCCCCCCCTATTCACCGTCTTCCAGGAATGATGTGGTGGTGCGGAGATCGAGGACTCCGGTTCTGTCTGGGAGGTTAGCCGGAACAAAGTCCCCGGAAATCCGGGATTCGGAACTTTGTGAGCAACATGAAGATCTGGGTACCTCCCAGTCCTTCCCCTCCAGGGTTCTCTTGGAGACCTTCCACTTGTTGGAAcatcaagaaaaaatacCGCTTCTGTGCTATCCGTACGGCTGTATGTAA
- the GCD7 gene encoding translation initiation factor eIF2B subunit beta (CAGL0G09669g~Ortholog(s) have guanyl-nucleotide exchange factor activity, translation initiation factor activity, role in cytoplasmic translational initiation and cytosol, eukaryotic translation initiation factor 2B complex localization), which yields MSATALSAHHAAQATDINVTVDAFIAKLKRRQIEDSYEIALETLQILMRFLSASRWSNVKEMIELIRQLGNRLEKAHPTAFSCGNVIRRILAVLRDEIEEESKDTGNDTQNMKNQAAEPLISSMFNLLQKPKEDDSSAKNQQNNKKQQRSTIKTDYRQVAIQGIKDLIDEIVNIDEGIQQIAIDLIHDHEILLTPTPESKTVLKFLIRAKERGNRSFTVLVTEGFPNNTQKAHLFAKKLAEHNIETMVIPDSAVFALMSRVGKVIIGTKAVFVNGGTMSSTSGVSSVCECAREFKTPVFAVAGLFKLSPLYPFDVEKFVEFGGSQKVLPRMDPNNRLDTINPMTDYVPPENIDIYITNIGGFAPSFIYRIVWDNYKQIDVHLDTKSEK from the coding sequence ATGTCTGCCACTGCTCTATCTGCACACCATGCTGCACAGGCCACCGACATCAACGTGACAGTGGACGCTTTCATAGCGAAGTTGAAGAGAAGACAGATCGAGGACTCTTATGAGATTGCCCTAGAGACACTGCAGATACTCATGCGTTTTCTGAGTGCGTCGAGGTGGAGCAATGTCAAGGAGATGATAGAACTTATAAGACAGCTGGGCAACAGGCTGGAGAAGGCACACCCTACTGCGTTCAGTTGCGGTAACGTCATAAGAAGAATACTGGCGGTTTTGCGTGACgaaatagaagaagaatccAAGGATACGGGGAATGACACTCAGAACATGAAAAACCAAGCGGCCGAACCATTGATCTCGTCTATGTTCAACCTTCTACAAAAGCCAAAGGAGGATGATAGCAGCGCAAAGAATCAACAGAATAACAAGAAACAACAGCGTAGCACCATCAAGACGGACTATCGTCAAGTGGCTATCCAAGGTATCAAAGACTTAATCGATGaaattgtaaatattgatgaaggtATCCAACAGATCGCCATCGACCTAATCCACGACCACGAAATACTGCTAACACCTACTCCAGAATCCAAAACAGTTCTGAAATTCCTAATCAGAGCTAAAGAACGCGGTAACAGATCATTCACTGTCTTGGTCACGGAGGGGTTCCCAAACAACACACAGAAAGCACATTTATTTGCTAAAAAACTGGCTGAACACAATATAGAAACCATGGTTATCCCAGACTCAGCTGTATTCGCATTGATGTCAAGAGTTGGTAAAGTGATCATTGGAACTAAGGCGGTCTTCGTGAATGGTGGTACCATGTCTTCCACATCTGGTGTTTCTTCTGTGTGCGAGTGTGCACGTGAGTTCAAGACGCCAGTGTTCGCTGTTGCAGGTTTATTCAAATTGTCCCCGTTATACCCATTTGACGTTGAgaaatttgttgaatttgGTGGCTCCCAGAAAGTTTTACCAAGGATGGATCCTAACAATAGACTAGATACCATCAACCCTATGACAGATTACGTTCCACCAGAGAATATCGACATTTATATTACTAATATCGGTGGTTTTGCTCCAAGTTTTATCTACCGTATTGTGTGGGATAACTACAAGCAAATAGACGTGCACTTAGATACCAAATCCGAAAAATAA
- the SER1 gene encoding O-phospho-L-serine:2-oxoglutarate transaminase (CAGL0G09691g~Ortholog(s) have O-phospho-L-serine:2-oxoglutarate aminotransferase activity, role in L-serine biosynthetic process, purine nucleobase biosynthetic process and cytosol localization): MLDREEPHHFGAGPAQLPTPVLQQAAKDLINYNGIGLGIGEISHRSKDATKVIDDAKKHLIELMDIPDTHEVFFLQGGGTTGFSSLATNLEAAYIAKTGEVAPGGYLVTGSWSQKAYEEAKRLHVPAQVIFNSKDFNDNKKFGDIPEESQWSDRVKGNKYAYVYLCENETVHGVEWQSLPKCLTEDPNIEIVADLSSDILSRKIDVSKYGVIMAGAQKNIGLAGLTLYIIKKEILKNIESMDTDKLAEMHIPITPIAFDYPTVAKNNSAYNTIPIFTLHIMDLVFKHLITKGGVKAQEEENIKKAEILYNALESYPDFYNLPVAPKSRSRMNVVFTLKKDNLDEKFLKEAAQDKLTGLKGHRSVGGFRASLYNALTLESVELLVKFVKKFAEENK, from the coding sequence ATGTTGGATAGAGAAGAACCACATCATTTCGGCGCTGGGCCGGCACAATTGCCTACACCAGTCCTGCAACAAGCAGCAAAGGACTTGATTAACTACAACGGTATTGGTCTAGGTATTGGTGAAATTTCCCATAGATCAAAGGATGCTACTAAGGTTATTGATGACGCTAAGAAGCATTTGATTGAGTTGATGGATATCCCAGACACTCACGAAGTTTTCTTCCTACAGGGTGGTGGTACCACTGGGTTCTCAAGTTTGGCTACTAACTTGGAAGCTGCTTACATTGCAAAGACTGGCGAAGTGGCTCCAGGTGGTTATCTGGTTACAGGTTCTTGGTCCCAAAAGGCTTACGAAGAGGCAAAGAGATTGCATGTGCCAGCCCAAGTAATCTTCAACAGCAAGGACTTTAATGATAACAAGAAATTCGGGGACATCCCAGAAGAGTCTCAATGGAGTGATAGAGTAAAAGGCAACAAATATGCCTATGTCTATCTATGTGAAAATGAAACTGTTCATGGTGTCGAATGGCAATCCCTTCCAAAATGTCTCACTGAAGATCCTAACATCGAGATTGTTGCCGATTTGTCTAGTGATATCTTATCCCGTAAGATAGATGTCAGCAAATATGGTGTCATTATGGCTGGTGCACAAAAGAATATCGGTCTTGCTGGTTTGACTCTATATATcatcaagaaagagattctaaaaaatattgaaagtATGGATACTGATAAATTAGCCGAAATGCATATCCCAATTACACCAATTGCATTTGATTACCCAACTGTAGCAAAGAACAACTCAGCTTATAACACTATCCCAATTTTCACGTTGCATATTATGGATCTTGTTTTCAAGCATTTGATAACTAAAGGTGGTGTTAAAgcacaagaagaagagaatatCAAGAAAGCAGAGATCTTGTACAATGCACTTGAGTCGTACCCAGACTTCTACAACTTGCCAGTCGCCCCAAAGTCGAGATCAAGAATGAATGTGGTCTTTACATTAAAGAAAGATAATCttgatgaaaaattcttgaaagaagCTGCTCAAGATAAGTTGACAGGTTTGAAGGGTCACCGTTCCGTTGGTGGCTTTAGAGCATCCCTTTATAACGCGTTGACTCTTGAGTCAGTTGAGTTACTAGTCAAGTTCGTCAAGAAGTTCGCTGAGGAGAATAAATAG
- the RPS30B gene encoding 40S ribosomal protein eS30 (CAGL0G09713g~Ortholog(s) have cytosol, nucleus localization), producing the protein MAKVHGSLARAGKVKSQTPKVEKSEKPKKPKGRAYKRLLYTRRFVNVTLTNGKRRMNPGPSSQ; encoded by the exons ATG GCTAAAGTTCACGGTTCTCTAGCTCGTGCTGGTAAGGTTAAGTCCCAAACTCCAAAGGTCGAAAAGTCCGAAAAGCCAAAGAAGCCAAAGGGTAGAGCTTACAAGAGACTTTTGTACACCAGAAGATTCGTTAACGTCACTTTGACCAACGGTAAGAGAAGAATGAACCCAGGTCCATCCTCTCAATAA
- the LAS17 gene encoding actin-binding protein LAS17 (CAGL0G09735g~Ortholog(s) have actin binding activity), with translation MGLLSSADKEIIKRALPKSSNKIIDVTVARLYIAYPDPNEWQYTGLSGAIALVDDLVGNTFFLKLVDINGHRGVLWDQELYVNFEYNQDRTFFHTFEMESCYAGLLFVDLSEAAHFHKRVEKRQKYASKKTLNNKNAVAMAVKVTKENASKVTHGPRGEALIDNQRQRYTMDKVEQLPNTRKKAPPPPPPSAEPAPESTPDLTQSETTTTFNSPSPAPQTETPQPAENTETQTSPQQHQKHKVPPLPDFMQGQPSGAPPPAPPSFPQAPGQPQPQSNNPFPIPVPQPPQSTSAQAGNFPFPVPQEPARNFSSPSQFNQPYQPGQPAFGQQNRAVPPPPPNAQRPVPQLPPGNRPVPSTGSRPPPPPSRRGPAPPPPPHRNFSAPSGQQSMQTGAVQHSTRRGPVPPPPPRGARPIPPPPQSNNFGSVPATQSQQPTPVYQQPQQPQFNAQQVSQQQAYQPPPPPLPTNQQAYQQQQPPPPPPVSSQPAFQQGQQAQAPPPPPPLPVQNTSSVSPSNGAPAAPPPPPAFLSGTPGQSQPPAPGGQINEATGDPGRDALLASIRGAGGIGALRKVDKSQLDKPSVLLQEARGEPVQTSQPTGGAGAPPGGPGGSLADALAAALNQRKNKVGAGDDYDNGDDW, from the coding sequence ATGGGTCTACTATCATCCGCCGACAAGGAGATCATTAAGAGAGCTTTGCCTAAATCTTCGAATAAAATTATAGATGTGACTGTGGCTCGGTTATACATTGCATATCCTGACCCCAATGAGTGGCAATACACGGGGCTGTCAGGAGCAATTGCACTGGTTGACGACCTTGTAGGTAacactttctttttgaaactAGTTGATATTAATGGTCATAGAGGGGTGTTGTGGGATCAGGAGCTATATGTGAACTTTGAGTACAACCAAGATCGTACTTTCTTCCATACATTCGAAATGGAATCATGTTACGCAGGATTGCTCTTTGTGGACTTAAGTGAAGCAGCTCATTTCCATAAGAGAGTAGAAAAGCGTCAAAAATATGCTTCAAAAAAGACTCTaaacaacaaaaatgcTGTGGCCATGGCCGTTAAAgttacaaaagaaaatgcatCAAAGGTGACACATGGACCAAGAGGTGAAGCGCTCATAGATAATCAGCGACAAAGATACACAATGGATAAAGTTGAACAATTGCCAAATACTAGGAAAAAAGCACccccaccaccaccacctaGTGCTGAGCCAGCTCCAGAATCTACTCCTGACCTAACGCAATCTGAAACAACTACTACTTTCAACTCTCCTTCTCCTGCCCCTCAAACGGAGACGCCTCAACCCGCAGAAAATACTGAAACCCAAACTAGTCCACAACAGCATCAAAAACACAAAGTCCCTCCACTTCCAGATTTTATGCAAGGACAACCCTCAGGTGCTCCTCCACCTGCTCCACCTTCATTCCCACAAGCGCCAGGCCAACCACAGCCTCAATCTAACAATCCATTCCCAATTCCGGTGCCACAACCTCCGCAATCTACAAGTGCACAAGCAGGTAATTTCCCATTCCCAGTTCCACAAGAGCCAGCTAGGAACTTCTCATCGCCTTCTCAATTTAACCAACCTTATCAACCAGGTCAACCAGCATTCGGTCAGCAAAATAGAGCAGTTCCTCCCCCACCTCCAAATGCTCAAAGACCAGTTCCACAGCTGCCACCAGGAAACAGACCAGTTCCGTCCACTGGATCTAGGCCTCCTCCTCCACCGTCAAGAAGAGGTCCAGCTCCTCCTCCACCACCACATAGGAATTTTAGTGCCCCATCTGGTCAACAAAGTATGCAAACAGGTGCTGTACAACATAGTACAAGGAGAGGACCAGTGCCGCCACCTCCTCCAAGGGGTGCGCGTCCTATTCCTCCTCCTCCACAGTCTAATAACTTTGGTAGTGTACCAGCGACTCAATCTCAACAGCCAACACCTGTTTATCAACAACCACAACAACCTCAATTCAATGCGCAGCAGGTTTCTCAACAGCAAGCATACcaaccaccaccaccaccgcTACCTACAAATCAACAAGCGTatcagcagcagcagcctCCGCCTCCACCTCCAGTGAGTTCTCAACCAGCTTTTCAACAAGGTCAACAGGCACAAGCTCCACCTCCTCCTCCACCGCTACCTGTACAAAATACTTCATCTGTATCTCCATCTAATGGTGCTCCAGCGGCTCCACCTCCTCCACCTGCATTCCTCTCTGGTACTCCAGGTCAATCTCAGCCGCCTGCTCCAGGTGGTCAAATAAATGAAGCAACTGGTGATCCAGGCAGAGATGCACTATTAGCTTCAATTAGGGGAGCTGGAGGTATAGGTGCCTTGAGAAAAGTCGATAAATCTCAATTAGACAAACCTTCAGTTCTATTACAAGAAGCCCGTGGTGAACCTGTTCAAACAAGTCAACCAACAGGTGGAGCAGGCGCACCTCCGGGTGGTCCTGGAGGTTCTCTTGCTGATGCATTGGCAGCGGCTTTGAATCAACGTAAGAACAAGGTTGGAGCTGGTGACGATTATGATAATGGTGACGATTGGTAA